Proteins from a genomic interval of Paenibacillus sp. FSL H8-0048:
- a CDS encoding class I SAM-dependent methyltransferase encodes MYREIEVKDFLPVLLEQLKFSESILDIGSGTGTLLERYEAAVVLGLDIHRPYLLHRKYKAPHIIPVHADAGHIDKLFLPGTFSAVTLIDSLEHFSMSEGMELLRKAELIAANRVVVFTPRGFFPQEGKDHFNLHGEYYQKHWSGWEPDDFLKLGYAVTVLKGFHHAENPSFREAFGENHAPLDALLACKTV; translated from the coding sequence ATGTACCGGGAAATCGAAGTGAAAGACTTCCTGCCGGTCCTGCTGGAGCAGCTGAAATTCTCCGAGAGTATACTGGATATCGGCAGCGGTACCGGTACGCTGCTGGAGCGGTATGAAGCCGCTGTGGTGCTGGGACTGGATATCCACAGACCTTATCTGCTGCACCGCAAATACAAGGCTCCCCATATCATTCCGGTTCATGCCGATGCCGGTCATATCGATAAACTGTTTCTGCCGGGAACCTTCTCTGCGGTCACTCTGATCGATTCGCTGGAGCATTTCTCGATGAGTGAAGGCATGGAGCTGCTGCGTAAGGCAGAGCTCATCGCTGCGAACCGTGTCGTCGTATTTACACCGCGGGGCTTCTTCCCGCAGGAGGGGAAGGACCATTTCAACCTGCATGGAGAGTATTACCAGAAACACTGGAGCGGCTGGGAGCCTGACGACTTTCTGAAGCTGGGCTACGCTGTAACTGTACTGAAGGGCTTCCACCATGCGGAGAATCCTTCATTCCGGGAAGCCTTCGGTGAGAATCACGCGCCGCTGGACGCCCTGCTCGCCTGCAAGACCGTATAA